One Deinococcus sp. LM3 genomic region harbors:
- a CDS encoding ABC transporter ATP-binding protein, protein MSKAKPMLELQDIHTYYDHIHALKGVSMTVNEGEIVALIGGNGAGKTTSLRTISGMMKPRSGSLTFEGQNIAGIPAHHILNKGISHVPEGRRIFKDMTVRENLDVGAYSVTDRALIESRIQEGFGFFPRLKEREGQLGGTMSGGEQQMLAIARALMVNPRLLLLDEPSMGLSPLFVEAIFDIIVKLNQERGTTVLLVEQNANMALQIAHRAYVLQTGEIKLSGNAADIAQDESVRKAYLGDE, encoded by the coding sequence ATGTCTAAGGCCAAACCCATGCTGGAACTGCAGGATATCCACACGTACTACGACCACATTCACGCCCTCAAGGGCGTCTCCATGACCGTGAACGAGGGCGAGATCGTCGCCCTGATCGGCGGGAACGGCGCGGGCAAGACCACCAGCCTGCGCACCATCAGCGGCATGATGAAACCCCGCAGCGGCAGCCTGACCTTCGAGGGACAGAACATCGCCGGGATTCCCGCGCATCACATCCTGAACAAGGGCATCAGCCACGTGCCGGAGGGACGGCGGATCTTCAAGGACATGACCGTCCGCGAGAACCTCGATGTGGGTGCGTACAGCGTCACCGACCGCGCCCTGATCGAGAGCCGCATTCAGGAGGGCTTCGGGTTCTTCCCGCGCCTGAAGGAACGCGAGGGTCAGCTGGGCGGCACCATGTCCGGCGGCGAGCAGCAGATGCTGGCCATCGCCCGCGCCCTGATGGTCAACCCGCGCCTGCTGCTGCTGGACGAGCCCAGCATGGGCCTGTCGCCGCTGTTCGTGGAAGCGATCTTCGACATCATCGTGAAACTGAACCAGGAACGCGGCACGACCGTGCTGCTGGTCGAGCAGAACGCGAACATGGCCCTGCAGATCGCGCACCGCGCGTACGTGTTGCAGACCGGCGAGATCAAACTCTCCGGCAACGCGGCCGACATCGCGCAGGACGAGAGCGTCCGCAAGGCATACCTCGGCGACGAGTAA
- a CDS encoding branched-chain amino acid ABC transporter permease, which produces MTAPTSTPNPFKNLPRNGQPDRTLLLMVFFIITSGILLASHNAPLMESMGSLGGFLKNPIVEALFVSLFLANVLFAYLWNAAPWARALVGVGSLLFVLPLAGREDTSLLDLSIQIMIFAALALGLNIVVGLAGLLDLGYIAFFAVGAYLWGIFASPRFAEVLRYYGENPGATNAGTLAIGLFLLVVTIASLVYISRLTARTAPTATTTWSFRLASLGAVAGLTLTLRAMMVLLSGSADSLEAGINPGFFWLFLALSIMAAAIVGVLIGLPVLKLKGDYLAIITLGLGEVIRVLANNLDLYSAGSQGITPIGTASVPWFNAAAGALGFAEDQHYLLFLYALVLVVIGVVLLVNVRLDRSRIGRAWIAIRDDEVAAQAMGVPLMQTKLIAFATGASFAGVMGMIFAAKQTFISPESFVLNQSIMVLAMVILGGMGSFPGVILGAAVVTLLNLRILPGLGEATANLGIPQEVNPGQLQRLIFGAILVAMMLLRPEGLLPNRRRQLELHHEDHQEDDSAQGNAGALGKGGGDVYSAGYAPAKEDDKAGGSR; this is translated from the coding sequence ATGACCGCCCCCACGTCCACACCCAACCCCTTCAAGAATCTCCCGCGCAACGGTCAGCCGGACCGCACCCTGCTGCTGATGGTGTTCTTCATCATCACCAGCGGCATCCTGCTGGCCTCGCACAACGCCCCGCTGATGGAATCCATGGGCTCCCTGGGCGGCTTCCTGAAAAACCCCATCGTGGAAGCCCTGTTCGTCAGCCTGTTCCTGGCGAACGTGCTGTTCGCGTACCTGTGGAACGCCGCCCCGTGGGCGCGGGCGCTGGTGGGCGTCGGCAGTCTGCTGTTCGTGCTGCCGCTCGCCGGCCGCGAGGACACCAGCCTGCTGGACCTGAGCATCCAGATCATGATCTTCGCGGCGCTGGCCCTGGGCCTGAACATCGTGGTGGGTCTGGCGGGCCTGCTGGACCTGGGGTACATCGCGTTCTTCGCGGTGGGCGCCTACCTGTGGGGCATCTTCGCCAGCCCGCGCTTCGCGGAGGTGCTGCGCTACTACGGTGAGAATCCGGGCGCCACGAACGCCGGGACGCTCGCCATCGGGCTGTTCCTGCTGGTCGTGACGATCGCCAGTCTGGTGTACATCTCGCGCCTGACCGCCCGCACCGCCCCGACCGCCACAACCACCTGGAGTTTCCGACTGGCGAGCCTGGGCGCGGTCGCCGGCCTGACCCTGACCCTGCGCGCCATGATGGTCCTGCTGTCCGGCAGCGCCGACTCGCTGGAGGCCGGGATCAACCCCGGGTTCTTCTGGCTGTTCCTGGCCCTGAGCATCATGGCAGCCGCCATCGTGGGCGTCCTGATCGGCCTGCCGGTCCTGAAACTCAAGGGCGACTACCTGGCGATCATCACGCTGGGCCTGGGTGAAGTGATCCGCGTGCTGGCGAACAACCTGGACCTGTACTCGGCCGGGTCGCAGGGCATCACGCCCATCGGGACCGCGTCGGTTCCGTGGTTCAACGCGGCGGCGGGCGCCCTGGGCTTCGCGGAGGATCAGCACTACCTGCTGTTCCTGTACGCGCTGGTGCTGGTCGTGATCGGGGTGGTGCTGCTCGTGAACGTGCGCCTGGACCGCAGCCGCATCGGACGCGCCTGGATCGCCATCCGTGACGACGAGGTCGCCGCGCAGGCCATGGGCGTGCCGCTCATGCAGACCAAACTGATCGCCTTCGCGACCGGCGCGAGCTTCGCGGGGGTCATGGGCATGATCTTCGCCGCGAAACAGACCTTCATCAGCCCCGAGAGCTTCGTGCTGAACCAGAGCATCATGGTGCTGGCCATGGTCATCCTGGGCGGCATGGGATCGTTCCCCGGCGTGATCCTGGGCGCGGCCGTCGTGACGCTGCTGAACCTGCGCATCCTGCCGGGCCTGGGCGAGGCGACCGCCAACCTGGGCATCCCGCAGGAAGTGAACCCCGGCCAGCTGCAGCGCCTGATCTTCGGCGCGATCCTGGTCGCCATGATGCTGCTGCGCCCCGAGGGCCTGCTGCCCAACCGGAGGCGGCAACTGGAACTGCACCACGAGGACCATCAGGAAGACGACAGTGCCCAGGGCAACGCCGGCGCGCTCGGCAAGGGCGGCGGCGACGTGTACAGCGCCGGGTACGCCCCGGCCAAGGAAGACGACAAGGCAGGGGGCAGCAGGTGA
- a CDS encoding ABC transporter ATP-binding protein, with amino-acid sequence MSGNILEVTGVTKVFGGLTAVNDVTMNIPERSIISVIGPNGAGKTTFFNMITGIYEPTSGSIRLAGRELVGLRPDQVTEAGIARTFQNIRLFSSMTSEENIMVGRHSRLKSTFVDAMLRTKRFHQSEQEARDAARIMLDFVGLGRWRNELATNLPYGDQRKLEIARALATTPKLILLDEPAAGMNPRETEDLKALIRRIRDELGVTVCLIEHDMRLVMTLSESITVLDYGSKISEGLPHQVRNDPRVMEAYLGRGAAAGEYGKEERPHV; translated from the coding sequence GTGAGCGGCAACATCCTCGAAGTGACGGGCGTCACGAAAGTCTTCGGTGGTCTGACCGCCGTGAACGACGTGACCATGAACATCCCCGAACGCAGCATCATCAGCGTGATCGGCCCGAACGGCGCGGGCAAGACCACCTTCTTCAACATGATCACCGGCATCTACGAACCCACCAGCGGCTCCATCCGACTGGCCGGGCGTGAACTGGTGGGCCTGCGCCCGGATCAGGTGACGGAAGCCGGGATTGCCCGGACCTTCCAGAACATCCGGCTGTTCTCCAGCATGACCAGCGAGGAGAACATCATGGTGGGCCGCCACTCCCGCCTGAAAAGCACCTTCGTGGACGCCATGCTGCGCACGAAGAGATTCCATCAGTCCGAGCAGGAAGCGCGGGACGCGGCGCGCATCATGCTGGACTTCGTGGGGCTGGGCCGGTGGCGCAACGAACTCGCCACGAACCTCCCGTACGGTGACCAGCGCAAACTGGAAATCGCGCGCGCCCTGGCGACCACCCCGAAACTGATCCTGCTGGACGAACCGGCCGCCGGGATGAACCCCCGCGAGACCGAGGACCTCAAGGCCCTGATCCGCCGCATCCGCGACGAGCTGGGCGTCACCGTGTGCCTGATCGAGCACGACATGCGCCTCGTGATGACCCTGTCCGAGAGCATCACCGTGCTGGACTACGGCTCGAAGATCAGCGAGGGCCTGCCGCATCAGGTCCGCAACGACCCCCGCGTGATGGAAGCGTACCTGGGCCGCGGCGCCGCCGCCGGCGAGTACGGGAAGGAAGAGCGTCCCCATGTCTAA
- a CDS encoding branched-chain amino acid ABC transporter permease — protein MDFATLLTFLVGVITGGLVLGFVYAIIALGYTMVYGVLQLINFAHSEVFVTGAVVGFEVFRVLAPVEMNGYLKLVIALVAAMTISGLLNVVIERLAYRPLRNSPRLVPLITAIGVSLILQDVLRVIEGFQGRFDLTYTLPNGFSAPFCGAESTCAPVGKFLTGIGVSLQLKDVILVVVSLLSLAVLNYIVNRTRLGKAIRAVAQDRVTAGLMGIDANRMISATFLIGGALGGISGVLFGMKFGTINAYSGFIPGVTAFTAAVLGGIGSIPGAVLGGLLLGVLEKLIGVTNVFGEVLGIANLGVIDDSYSKLGAFIALVLILIFKPTGLLGKSNVEKV, from the coding sequence TTGGATTTTGCGACGTTGTTGACCTTCCTGGTCGGCGTGATCACAGGCGGGCTGGTGCTCGGCTTCGTGTACGCCATCATCGCGCTGGGGTACACCATGGTGTACGGCGTGCTGCAGCTCATCAATTTCGCGCACTCGGAGGTGTTCGTCACGGGCGCCGTGGTGGGCTTCGAGGTCTTCCGCGTTCTGGCCCCGGTCGAGATGAACGGCTACCTGAAGCTGGTGATCGCGCTGGTCGCGGCCATGACCATCTCGGGCCTGCTGAACGTAGTGATCGAGCGCCTCGCGTACCGGCCGCTGCGGAACTCGCCGCGCCTCGTGCCGCTGATCACCGCCATCGGCGTGTCGCTGATCCTTCAGGACGTGCTGCGGGTCATTGAGGGCTTCCAGGGCCGCTTCGACCTGACGTACACCCTGCCGAACGGGTTCTCCGCGCCGTTCTGCGGCGCCGAGAGCACCTGCGCGCCCGTCGGGAAGTTCCTGACCGGCATCGGCGTGAGCCTGCAACTCAAGGACGTGATCCTGGTCGTGGTGTCGCTGCTGAGCCTCGCGGTCCTGAACTACATCGTGAACCGCACCCGCCTGGGCAAGGCCATCCGCGCCGTCGCGCAGGACCGCGTGACCGCCGGCCTGATGGGCATCGACGCCAACCGCATGATCAGCGCCACCTTCCTGATCGGCGGGGCGCTCGGCGGCATCAGCGGCGTGCTGTTCGGCATGAAGTTCGGCACCATCAACGCCTACAGCGGCTTCATTCCCGGCGTGACCGCCTTCACGGCCGCCGTGCTGGGCGGCATCGGCTCGATTCCCGGCGCGGTGCTGGGCGGGCTGCTGCTGGGCGTGCTGGAAAAACTGATCGGCGTGACGAACGTGTTCGGTGAGGTGCTGGGCATCGCGAACCTGGGCGTCATCGACGACTCGTACAGCAAACTGGGTGCCTTCATCGCGCTGGTGCTGATCCTGATCTTCAAACCCACCGGCCTGCTCGGCAAGAGCAACGTGGAGAAAGTATGA
- the glnA gene encoding type I glutamate--ammonia ligase — MPTRSSRPATPVPSETPDRSAQPDGPTRESILARLQEAEVKFLRLQFTDILGATKNVEVPKSQFQKALNGDVTFDGSAVEGFTRVEESDMLLRPDLRTFLIYPQFSREEGERGRVARLICDVALPDGTPFEGDPRQVLKRQIARAQALGFEMFVGTEPEFFLFERTPAGLGSTVTHDRAGYFDLAPIDKGERIRREITNKLVEMGFEIEAAHHEVAPGQHEIDFRYAPALETADRIATFKFVVKRVALEYGLLASFLPKPIPGVNGSGMHCHLSLFRDGVNAFADPAGEYGLSRTAEQFIAGLLDHAGGMTAITNPLVNSYKRLVPGFEAPVNVAWSTSNRSALIRIPAKRGNSTRAELRMPDPSCNPYLALAVMLAAGLDGMEQNLEPAPAIQRNIFKMTVREKRHHRVKELPTDLREAVEELEKDEIMRRALGEHVMDHFVAAKRAEWREYSAAVHQWELDRYLDLI, encoded by the coding sequence ATGCCCACCCGCTCCAGCCGCCCCGCCACACCGGTCCCTTCCGAGACACCGGACCGTTCCGCCCAGCCTGACGGCCCCACGCGCGAGAGCATCCTGGCCCGCCTGCAGGAAGCCGAGGTCAAGTTCCTGCGGCTGCAGTTCACCGATATCCTGGGAGCCACCAAGAACGTCGAGGTCCCCAAGTCGCAGTTCCAGAAGGCCCTGAACGGCGACGTGACCTTCGACGGCAGCGCCGTGGAGGGCTTCACGCGCGTCGAGGAGTCCGACATGCTGCTGCGCCCGGACCTGCGGACCTTCCTGATCTACCCGCAGTTCTCCCGTGAGGAAGGCGAGCGCGGCCGGGTCGCCCGCCTGATCTGCGACGTGGCGCTGCCGGACGGCACGCCCTTCGAGGGCGACCCCCGGCAGGTGCTCAAGCGGCAGATCGCGCGGGCTCAGGCGCTGGGCTTCGAGATGTTCGTGGGCACCGAGCCGGAATTCTTCCTGTTCGAGCGCACACCCGCCGGGCTGGGCAGCACCGTCACGCACGACCGCGCCGGGTACTTCGATCTGGCACCCATCGACAAGGGCGAGCGCATCCGCCGCGAGATCACCAACAAACTCGTCGAGATGGGTTTCGAGATCGAGGCCGCGCACCACGAGGTCGCGCCGGGCCAGCACGAGATCGACTTCCGCTACGCCCCGGCGCTGGAGACCGCCGACCGCATCGCGACGTTCAAGTTCGTGGTCAAGCGCGTGGCGCTGGAGTACGGGCTGCTGGCGTCGTTCCTGCCCAAACCGATTCCCGGCGTGAACGGCAGCGGCATGCACTGCCACCTGAGCCTGTTCCGGGACGGCGTGAACGCCTTCGCGGACCCGGCCGGCGAGTACGGCCTGTCGCGCACGGCCGAACAGTTCATCGCGGGTCTGCTGGACCACGCGGGCGGCATGACGGCCATCACCAACCCGCTGGTCAACAGTTACAAGCGGCTGGTGCCGGGGTTCGAGGCGCCGGTGAACGTGGCCTGGAGTACCAGCAACCGCTCGGCCCTGATCCGCATTCCGGCCAAGCGCGGCAACTCCACGCGCGCCGAGCTGCGCATGCCCGACCCGAGCTGCAACCCCTACCTGGCGCTGGCCGTGATGCTGGCCGCCGGGCTGGACGGCATGGAGCAGAACCTGGAGCCCGCGCCGGCCATCCAGCGCAACATCTTCAAGATGACGGTCCGCGAGAAACGCCACCACCGTGTCAAGGAGCTGCCCACCGACCTGCGCGAGGCGGTCGAGGAACTGGAGAAGGACGAGATCATGCGCCGCGCGCTGGGCGAGCACGTCATGGATCACTTCGTGGCCGCCAAACGCGCCGAGTGGCGCGAGTACAGCGCCGCCGTGCACCAGTGGGAACTGGACCGCTACCTCGACCTGATCTGA
- a CDS encoding AAC(3) family N-acetyltransferase, translating into MLNLLRRPAVTPAELDEGLRALGLDGSQHVIVHASLKSFGTLDGGARTVVDALAARTATLVAPAFTYSTLLSRPTSTTHARFHRDSRVSRDIGRVSQEIVDRAAALRSFHPTLSFIALGSEAGRITQAQSLSSPYQPVGALYDLNGYALLMGVDFGSNTSVHYGEHLAGMPLLTRYVPLDGQVLPTAFPNCSADFDHLAPEVHLGLRSAQVGSCTLRLYRVRDLVDATVRLLNRDPEALLCTYRGCRCQEVRTLVRAQGLTPRAHTGLIS; encoded by the coding sequence GTGTTGAATCTGCTTCGCCGCCCCGCCGTCACCCCCGCCGAACTGGACGAGGGGCTGCGGGCGCTGGGACTGGACGGGTCGCAGCACGTGATCGTGCACGCCAGCCTGAAGTCCTTCGGAACGCTGGACGGCGGCGCCCGGACGGTCGTGGACGCCCTGGCCGCGCGCACGGCGACCCTGGTGGCTCCGGCGTTCACGTACTCGACGCTGCTGTCCCGGCCGACCTCGACCACGCACGCCCGCTTTCACCGGGACAGCCGCGTCAGCCGCGACATCGGGCGGGTGTCGCAGGAGATCGTGGACCGCGCCGCCGCGCTGCGGTCCTTCCACCCGACCCTGAGTTTCATCGCGCTGGGCAGCGAGGCCGGGCGCATCACGCAGGCGCAGTCCCTGAGCAGTCCGTACCAGCCGGTCGGGGCGCTGTACGACCTGAATGGGTACGCGCTGCTGATGGGGGTGGATTTCGGCAGCAACACCAGCGTGCATTACGGTGAGCACCTCGCGGGGATGCCGCTGCTGACGCGTTACGTGCCGCTGGACGGGCAGGTGCTGCCCACCGCCTTCCCGAACTGCTCGGCGGACTTCGATCATCTGGCGCCCGAGGTGCACCTGGGACTGCGTAGCGCGCAGGTGGGATCGTGCACCCTGCGCCTGTACCGCGTGCGGGACCTCGTGGACGCCACGGTGCGCCTGCTGAACCGCGACCCGGAGGCGCTGCTGTGCACGTACCGGGGCTGCCGCTGCCAGGAAGTGCGGACACTGGTGCGCGCGCAGGGCCTGACGCCGCGCGCGCATACGGGCCTGATCAGTTGA
- a CDS encoding NAD(P)/FAD-dependent oxidoreductase: MNAPAPALPAERDADVLVIGAGPAGLHAAFYAAWRGLNVTVLDARHEPGGQLTALYPDRRVYDVPGLPATPAADVIAGLVRQLDGLPVQLRPGTLARTLEPDGDGWRVGTTGADGPRTFRTGAVILAAGLGALLPREARVPGTHPDVRTDVPDPARLAGRRVLIVGGVPQATRAALELAQAGAQVTLTHRRAGFRGSPAELDALNEAGRSGQLTVLAPAVLLNVTPTGAALTVDGQPRDVPADTVLILNGYLPDLSPLQSWPLQWQGEYVPDGPDGRTALPGVFVVGDLAASGQDFKLISVGLAQAAVAANHAAHHVRPDLRVRPGHSSEKRLS; this comes from the coding sequence ATGAACGCCCCCGCACCCGCCCTTCCCGCCGAACGTGACGCCGACGTGCTGGTCATTGGTGCCGGCCCCGCCGGACTGCACGCCGCCTTCTACGCCGCGTGGCGCGGCCTGAACGTGACCGTGCTGGACGCCCGGCACGAACCCGGCGGGCAGCTGACCGCGCTGTACCCGGACCGCCGGGTGTACGACGTGCCGGGCCTGCCCGCCACGCCCGCCGCCGACGTGATCGCCGGACTGGTCCGGCAACTGGACGGCCTGCCCGTGCAGCTGCGGCCCGGCACCCTGGCCCGCACGCTGGAACCCGACGGTGACGGCTGGCGCGTCGGCACGACCGGCGCGGATGGCCCGCGAACCTTTCGGACGGGCGCCGTGATCCTGGCGGCCGGACTGGGCGCGCTGCTGCCCCGCGAGGCCCGCGTGCCCGGCACGCACCCGGACGTACGGACGGACGTGCCGGACCCGGCCAGGCTCGCGGGCCGCCGCGTGTTGATCGTGGGCGGCGTGCCGCAGGCCACCCGCGCCGCGCTGGAACTCGCGCAGGCGGGCGCGCAGGTGACCCTCACGCACCGCCGCGCCGGCTTCCGGGGCAGTCCCGCCGAACTGGACGCCCTGAATGAGGCGGGGCGCAGCGGTCAGCTGACGGTCCTGGCCCCGGCCGTGCTGCTGAACGTCACACCGACCGGCGCGGCCCTCACGGTGGACGGCCAGCCCCGCGACGTGCCGGCCGACACGGTCCTGATCCTGAACGGGTACCTGCCGGACCTGAGCCCGCTCCAGAGCTGGCCGCTGCAATGGCAGGGCGAGTACGTCCCCGACGGCCCCGATGGTCGCACCGCGCTGCCGGGCGTGTTCGTGGTGGGCGACCTCGCGGCGTCCGGGCAGGACTTCAAGCTGATCTCGGTGGGGCTGGCGCAGGCCGCCGTAGCAGCCAATCACGCCGCGCATCACGTCCGCCCGGACCTGCGCGTGCGCCCCGGTCACTCCAGCGAGAAACGCCTCAGCTGA
- a CDS encoding branched-chain amino acid ABC transporter substrate-binding protein: protein MKKTALSLTVLTALALGSASAQTTIKIASLSPLSGGQSDLGTQIRNGTQLAVNEYKAQFKKLGFDLVLVPYDDQADPATGTAAARKIAADRQILAVVGTLNSGVAIPASQALVSSKVAMVSPANTANGVTDRGLSNMNRIVARDDSQGPAGANFISGTLKAKKVYILNDKTAYGEGLAKEVEKALKAKAVTVSANEGTEEKSDFSSIIAKIKLQKPDAIYFGGIYNQVGVFIKQLRESGVATPVVGGDGLDSGELPVIVGAANANNIYFTTVAAPIDALPAAKVFAANYKKTFNDDAQGFGAFGYDAAKVVLQGVLNATRANGNKVPSRAQVESAIRKGSFTGLLSGNVAFNSVGDRKAGTLYVMNVTAGKFKLSTSIPVKPVKQ from the coding sequence ATGAAGAAAACCGCCCTGAGCCTCACCGTCCTGACAGCCCTCGCCCTCGGCAGCGCGTCCGCCCAGACCACCATCAAGATCGCCAGCCTCAGCCCGCTGTCCGGCGGCCAGAGCGACCTGGGCACCCAGATCCGCAACGGCACCCAGCTGGCCGTCAACGAGTACAAGGCCCAGTTCAAGAAACTCGGCTTCGACCTCGTCCTCGTGCCCTACGACGACCAGGCCGACCCCGCCACCGGCACCGCCGCCGCCCGCAAGATCGCCGCCGACCGCCAGATCCTGGCCGTGGTCGGCACCCTGAACTCCGGCGTGGCGATCCCCGCCAGCCAGGCGCTGGTCTCCAGCAAGGTCGCCATGGTCTCCCCTGCCAACACCGCCAACGGCGTGACCGACCGCGGCCTGAGCAACATGAACCGCATCGTCGCCCGTGACGACTCGCAGGGCCCCGCCGGCGCGAACTTCATCAGCGGCACCCTGAAGGCCAAGAAGGTCTACATCCTGAACGACAAGACCGCCTACGGCGAGGGTCTGGCCAAGGAAGTCGAGAAGGCCCTGAAAGCCAAGGCCGTGACGGTCAGCGCCAACGAAGGCACCGAGGAGAAGAGCGACTTCTCCAGCATCATCGCCAAGATCAAGCTGCAGAAACCCGACGCCATCTACTTCGGCGGCATCTACAACCAGGTGGGCGTGTTCATCAAGCAGCTGCGTGAAAGCGGCGTCGCGACCCCCGTGGTCGGCGGCGACGGCCTCGACAGCGGCGAACTGCCCGTGATCGTCGGCGCGGCCAACGCGAACAACATCTACTTCACGACCGTCGCCGCGCCCATCGACGCGCTGCCCGCCGCGAAGGTGTTCGCCGCCAACTACAAGAAGACCTTCAACGACGACGCCCAGGGCTTCGGCGCCTTCGGCTACGACGCGGCCAAGGTCGTGCTGCAGGGCGTGCTGAACGCGACCCGCGCCAACGGCAACAAGGTCCCCAGCCGCGCGCAGGTGGAAAGCGCCATCCGCAAGGGCAGCTTCACGGGCCTGCTGTCCGGCAACGTGGCCTTCAACTCGGTCGGCGACCGCAAGGCCGGCACGCTGTACGTGATGAACGTCACGGCCGGCAAGTTCAAGCTCAGCACCAGCATCCCCGTCAAACCCGTCAAGCAGTAA
- a CDS encoding glutamine synthetase III — MNQDFDVNSAARNWRVETTPSASPLEVVNDLFASDVLTLEQLKARLSKSAYKSLQGTVERGAQLDASIADTVALAMKTWAMEKGATHYTHWFQPLTGSTAEKHDSFLNPAGDGVAIMSFSGKELIQAEPDASSFPSGGLRATFEARGYTAWDPSSPAFIVRHANGATLCIPSVFASWTGEALDLKTPLLRSIEALNSAVTPALELFGASAGTRVGSSLGAEQEYFLIAEEYYYRRPDLVMTGRTLFGAKPPRGQELEDHYFGAIPDRVLSFMTDAEMQLYALGIPVKTRHNEVAPGQFEIAPIFEHSNIAADHQQLIMQVLRTTARKYGLVCLMHEKPFAGVNGSGKHCNWSMATNAGENLLEPGDTPHENMQFLFFCTAVLKAVDTHQDLLRACVASASNDHRLGANEAPPAIISIFLGSELTDIFERIVSGQGGSGKSAGLMGLGSSVLPEIPVHAGDRNRTSPFAFTGNKFEFRAVGSSQSISFPITVLNAIVADSVSELTADLKARLDAGLSLDEAVTEVVKSTYQKYQRIVFNGDGYSDAWHVEAEKERGLLNLRTTLDAIEHLSNEKNVGLFGRLGILNERELAARQEIMYDIYFKTVNIEGETTEYMAQTQILPAALNYLADLGKVGSSRAAQGVTTEVSAAADDLFDAIQALRAQNEALGGEEVHEKAHHMRDHVLPAMNDVRAAADKLEKVVSSKLWPLPTYRQMLFVK; from the coding sequence ATGAACCAGGACTTCGACGTCAACTCGGCCGCACGCAACTGGCGCGTGGAAACCACCCCCTCCGCCTCCCCGCTGGAAGTCGTGAACGACCTGTTCGCCAGTGACGTGCTGACCCTCGAACAGCTCAAGGCCCGCCTCAGCAAGAGCGCCTACAAGAGCCTGCAGGGCACCGTGGAACGCGGCGCGCAACTCGACGCCAGCATCGCCGACACCGTCGCGCTGGCCATGAAGACCTGGGCCATGGAAAAGGGCGCCACCCACTACACCCACTGGTTCCAGCCGCTGACCGGCTCCACCGCCGAGAAACACGACTCCTTCCTGAACCCCGCCGGTGACGGCGTGGCCATCATGTCCTTCTCCGGCAAGGAGCTCATCCAGGCCGAGCCCGACGCCAGCTCCTTCCCGTCCGGCGGCCTGCGCGCCACCTTCGAGGCGCGCGGCTACACCGCCTGGGACCCCTCGTCCCCGGCGTTCATCGTCCGGCACGCCAACGGCGCGACCCTGTGCATCCCCAGCGTGTTCGCCTCCTGGACCGGCGAGGCCCTGGACCTCAAGACCCCGCTGCTGCGCTCCATCGAGGCCCTGAACAGCGCCGTCACGCCCGCCCTGGAACTGTTCGGCGCCAGCGCCGGCACCCGCGTCGGCAGCAGCCTGGGCGCCGAGCAGGAGTACTTCCTGATCGCCGAGGAGTACTACTACCGCCGCCCCGACCTGGTCATGACCGGCCGCACCCTGTTCGGCGCCAAACCCCCGCGCGGCCAGGAACTCGAGGACCACTACTTCGGCGCCATTCCCGACCGGGTCCTGAGCTTCATGACCGACGCCGAGATGCAGCTGTACGCCCTGGGCATCCCGGTCAAGACCCGCCACAACGAGGTCGCGCCCGGCCAGTTCGAGATCGCCCCGATCTTCGAGCACTCCAACATCGCCGCCGACCACCAGCAGCTGATCATGCAGGTCCTGCGCACCACCGCCCGCAAGTACGGCCTGGTCTGCCTGATGCACGAGAAACCCTTCGCGGGCGTCAACGGCAGCGGCAAGCACTGCAACTGGAGCATGGCCACCAACGCCGGCGAGAACCTGCTGGAACCCGGCGACACCCCCCACGAGAACATGCAGTTCCTGTTCTTCTGCACCGCCGTCCTGAAAGCCGTCGATACGCACCAGGACCTGCTGCGCGCCTGCGTCGCCAGCGCCAGCAACGACCACCGCCTCGGCGCGAACGAGGCCCCGCCCGCCATCATCTCCATCTTCCTGGGCAGCGAACTGACCGACATCTTCGAGCGCATCGTCAGCGGCCAGGGCGGCAGCGGCAAGTCCGCCGGCCTGATGGGCCTGGGCAGCTCGGTCCTGCCCGAGATTCCCGTGCACGCCGGGGACCGCAACCGCACCAGCCCGTTCGCCTTCACCGGCAACAAGTTCGAGTTCCGCGCGGTCGGCTCCTCGCAGAGCATCAGCTTCCCCATCACGGTCCTGAACGCCATCGTCGCCGACAGCGTCTCGGAACTCACCGCCGACCTGAAAGCCAGACTGGACGCCGGCCTGAGCCTCGACGAGGCCGTCACGGAAGTCGTCAAGAGCACCTACCAGAAGTACCAGCGCATCGTCTTCAACGGCGACGGCTACAGCGACGCCTGGCACGTGGAAGCCGAGAAGGAACGCGGCCTGCTGAACCTGCGCACCACCCTCGACGCCATCGAGCACCTCAGCAACGAGAAGAACGTGGGGCTGTTCGGCAGGCTGGGCATCCTGAACGAACGCGAACTCGCCGCCCGTCAGGAAATCATGTACGACATCTACTTCAAGACCGTGAACATCGAGGGTGAAACCACCGAGTACATGGCCCAGACGCAGATCCTGCCCGCCGCCCTGAACTACCTCGCGGACCTCGGCAAGGTCGGCAGCAGCCGGGCCGCCCAGGGCGTGACCACCGAGGTCAGCGCCGCCGCCGACGACCTGTTCGACGCCATTCAGGCCCTGCGCGCCCAGAACGAGGCGCTCGGCGGTGAGGAAGTCCACGAGAAAGCCCACCACATGCGCGACCACGTCCTGCCCGCCATGAACGACGTGCGCGCCGCCGCCGACAAGCTCGAGAAGGTCGTCAGCAGCAAGCTCTGGCCGCTGCCCACCTACCGCCAGATGCTCTTCGTCAAGTAA